The following nucleotide sequence is from Anatilimnocola floriformis.
GCCGAGCGTTCACGATGCTTGCATTGCCAGCGTGAACGGTTACTTGGGAGGGCGAGGCGGGCGAGGCTCCCACCGAGCCGCGCCGGTCGAATGCAGGCGCCGGCAGCCATTGCGCGTCTACCTCAACGGCTCGGCAGGAGCCTCGCCCTCCCGGTCGCTCGCCGCGACAGCGTCGCTGCGTTGTTAGATCACTTGGAGGCCGATATGCTCTCCTTCGCGTCGGCTGAATTCGTTGCCTGCATCCGTTGGCCTTTGGAGCACTTTGTGGACAACGAGCAACAGGAAGAGTTCTCTGCCATTCGCCAGTATGCGACGGACGCTCTGCGGACTGGGTTATTAATCGAAGGGCGCACGCTGCCGGTGTGTCAATTGTTGATCCTGCCGTCGTTCGACAACCCCGTGAGTTGGGATGTAGTCAGTTACTTCTCTCGAGAGGACGGTAAGCAAACGCGGCTGGTTCGATCCACCTGGCGAATGGACGTTGATCATGAGGCTTTGCGTTCGCCCGTGGAACGGCAGAAGCATCCGCGACCTTACCAGCCAACATTAGAATCTGGCTGGGTGTTGCTGGACGCCGAGAAGTTGGAAGCATTGCTGGCACAGGTTCGCAGCATCCGCATTCCCCTTCTGGTCGCCGAAGCACCGATGGGATTGGATGGAATCACCTATGAACTGGCGTTTGGTGAATTCTTCTGCAACTCACGTATTGTCTGGTGGTGCAACATGCCCCAGGAATGGCGCGAACTCGAGCCGTCGGTCGCGGAGCTAGAACGGTTGTTTGAATCCACTTGGGAATCGCGGCCAGGCGGTGGTTAGTGGGTGAATTGGTCAATCTTTTGAGCGGAGATCCCAATGTCTCATTTCGATGAGAAGGCCTGGTCAGCGATTTTGGCACATGAAGACACGCAACTCGAAAAGCCGGCAACTGCCAAAGCAATCGCCTCCTTCGAGGCCAAGCATGATTTCGCGTTGCCTGACGCGCATCGCGAATTCCTGCTGAAAGGTAACGGTGGGGTTGTCGGTTATATCCGGCTGTATGGCGTCGGCCGAAAGGATCATCTTGACCTGGGCAGTCATTTGGCTGAGATGCGGCCCTACATCGAAGGCATGGCCGATGGCCCCGTGCTTCCGTTTGCCAGCGATTGGGGCGGAAGCTGCTTTTGTTATGACCTCCGGAAGCCCGCAAAGCCCAAAGGTTATCCCGTGCTCTATTGGAACCACGAATATTCCGAAGAGCCGGACGACCGCCCTATGCTATGGTCAAAGTCCACCGCAGACTTTGTCAGCTTCATCAAGAAGGTGATCAAACCGATCAACTGAGGTCCTGGTGTGAAGCTTCTCCTATTGTTTGACAACGTTGTCGTTGGCGAGATTGAAGATGCCTCCGAGCATCAGGAAACGCAGTTCGGCTGCTTTCAATGCTCTTTGCCGGCCGGTGGTGACGCATTAACGAAGCGGTTGCGCGAGTTCATCGAGTTTTGCCGCGACTGGTTCGCCCGGTCAGGCTCTCAAGCTGGCGCAGACGCAGCCGAATTTGATTCGTATCGGGACCTCGCCTCTTCGGGGAAATGGCAAATTCAAAAGCCCAGCGGCGAACTTTTCAGGATCGAGGATGCGCCACTGTTTCAGGATGGGTTGCAGGGTGAAATTTCCTGGCGGGAGCAACACGGCTGAGTATCGCTTTTTGAGATAGTCGTGTTACGTCCGACGTTTGCCCGCCACACACGCTGTCACCGCCGCCTCATCCCGAAGGGATGGCAGCCAATCGCCCCGGGTCGCTGCGGTATGCAAGAGGCGGGAGAAATGCGATGCATTAGATGCATTGCTAGCGAAATCCTCGCTTGTGCGCCACTTTTAGCCTTATTCCTCGCCTCCCGTCCCTCGTCCCTCGCCCCTCCTCCCGCCTCTTTCCCCGGAATTTCCTTCCCGAACGGAAAAATCCGCAAGTTCGTTACAGCTTCACACGATAAATAGCCTTGGAACAACGCACCAGCATTTTGCCAGCGTTGGTATTACGCAGATCGACTACGACGATGCCCACGACAACCCGGCAAACCGACGGCAGCTCTCGAGGATTTATCATGTCGCACAGGATGGCTCTGGCAGCACTTTGCACCGTGATGGCGATCACATCGCTGAGCAGCACCGGCTGTGTTGGTCTCGCGTTGGGAACCAACTTCGGCTTGTTCGGGATTCCGATCCCCGTCAGCCCTTACTTCCAAAAGAAGAAGGAAGACGAATTCTGGAATCACGAGCGTTACGAACGGGCGCCGATTCTGCCGCCGCTAGCTCCGGGCGGCCCGACGGTCGCCTTGGATCCGCCGAGCGATGACGAAGTCATTCGCGCTTGGGAAAAAGCCAACCCGATTCAGGGCGGCTTGCCCTTCTTGCACGAACGTCAGCGAAACAACGTGCGTATCTTGAAAGAGAAGATAGCCGACTATATCGATCCACCGCGGGTCGTACCGCTACTCGGTCCGGTGCAGCTACACCACGCTCACTACAAGTGTACGATCTACTACTCCGAAGTGACTCGCGTCGGCTGGCCAGTGCCTTACACCACGGTCGACGAAGATGCTCAGGAAGTGATGTATATCGATCACAACCACTTCCACATGGTGGGCAACGTGAGCGGTGGACCAGGCTCGAACTACTAGCCTGACGGCCAGCAACAAGACGACCGGCGGCTCATCGCCGGTCGAACTCTCGCGGATCAACGCGATATAACTCAGCGAACACCGAAAACAATTCTGGATGGTGTTCGTTGAGCTCGTGTGGGACTTCGAAAAACGCTTCGGTCACCACGGCGAAAAATTCTTCCGCAGATTCTCCTGCATACGGATCAAGCCACGTTCGGCGGCCGTGAACCAAATCCAGCACCAGCTGGCGGCATTCCTCTTTGACAATCGGCCAGCGCTGCCGCAGCGATTCGGTGGCGAGTGGCGGTTGACCTCCCATCTGGCCATCGAGACCATCCAGGTGATGGGCCATCTCGTGAAAGACCACATTCTCACCATCGTGCGGATCGGCGGCACTCTCTAAAACAGCCGGCCACGAGAGGCGAATGTTGCCGTGCTGCCACGCATCGCCGACGGCCACCGTGAAGGTATCGGAGTCTCCCTTGTGGCGATTCGGGCGGGAGCGGATGAACTTGGGATAGAGCTGAATGGCGGGGAGTCGTTCGTACAAATAACCGTCGTCGCCGGCGAGCAGCACCACGGCTTGGGCGGCAACAACGATTTTCATTTCCTCGGTCAGCTCCAAACCGCTGCTGCCAGCCCAGATCCGCTCGGCAACCATAATCCGAGCTTTATCGATCAGCCGCGCCCGCAAATCCGCCGGCAACTCGGCATACAGCGGGACGTGTTCATGCAGGGTCGGTTCCCACAACTCCGGCAGCGGCGTAGCAAGCAACTGTCTGCGGCGGGCATTGCGACCGAAAGGCCAGGAGAAGGGCATGGAGGTTTCCAAGGGAACAGGGAGATGCCATTAGTCTAGCGAACGCAGTCGCGGTGGGAGGCGAGGGTCGGGAGGCGGGAGTCAGCAACTTGTACCCAGCGATTCATTACTTTTCCTTCTCGTCCCTCGCCTCCCGCCTCTCGTCCCCGCTCCCCCAGAATTTTCCCGCATTTGGAACCATTGCCTGTCCAGCGGGGTTTAAGAGATACGGATGTGCGTCGATAATGAGAGCTTGCCCCCGTTTCTCGCTAATTTGCCACACGGATTTGTCACTTGGCCGGAACCGCGACACGTGATTTGTCGTCTAAACCTGATCTACCGGCTCGATTCGGTAACAACGGGCAGTTGGCGGGTTACTTAAGTATGTCGATTGTGCGTCTTCCGAGAATTTCACCATGAGCAGTACCACGCGTTCGAAATTTCGATCTTACGCGCTGGTCAGCAAGCTGGTGTCGCAGGAACAGTACGACGCCGCGGTCGCTGTCGTGCGAGCTGGCGCGCTCATGCCTACGGAAACAACCGAGGTCGACGAAGCCGCGCTCGCCACGCAGCTAATCGAGATGAAGGTCCTGACCACCTATCAGGCCATGCAGATTCGTTCGGGCCGAACGAAACTGCACCTCGGGCCCTACGTCATCACCGATTCGATCGGCCATGGCGGCATGGGTCAGGTCTTCAAGGGTATTCACCGCATGATGGGGCGCGAGTGCGCGGTGAAGGTGCTGCCGCTGCACAAAGCCACGCCCGACGCCGTCAACAACTTCATGCGCGAGATTCGGCTGCAAGCGCAGCTCGATCATCCCAACTTGGTGCGAGCCTACGACGCCGGCGTCGACGGCGAGGTGCATTACCTCGTTACTGAGTTCGTCCCGGGCATGGACCTGCGGAAGCTCGTCCGCTCGCAAGGACCGCTCACTCAGCAGCAAGCGGCCAGCGTTGTGCTGCAAGCGGCCCGCGGCTTGGCCGAGGCGCATGCCCGCGGCTTGATTCATCGCGACGTGAAGCCGGGCAACATTCTGGTCACGCCCGAAGGTATCGCGAAGGTTTCCGACCTGGGCCTGGCCGGATTCATGGAAGAAGCCGACACCGATCCGCGGGCTGGCAAAGTCGTCGGCACGGCAGACTACCTGTCGCCGGAGCAAATCAACAACCCGCGCGAGATCACCACTGTCAGCGATATTTATTCGCTCGGTTGCACGCTCTATTACTCGGTCTGCGGCAAGGTGCCGTACCCAGGCGGTACGGCGCGCGACAAAGCACGCCGGCATCGCGACGAAACGCCCTGGCACCCGCGGCGGTTTAATCCCGAACTGCACGAAGAGTTTGTCGACGTCATCGCCGACATGATGGAGAAGGACCACACCCGCCGCATTCAAACGTGCGAAGAAGTGGTCGCCCGCCTCGAACAATTCGCCGGCGAGCTCGTCCCCATCGCCTCGCCGAAGTCGCCGCCGTCACCGTGGACCACACAACCGATGCCCGTCGTCGAAGAAGATCGCCTGAAGGGTGACGGCGCACAAGACACCGACGCCAGCGATCACAGCGTGAGCTCAGGCCCCGGCCAACTCTCGCAAGTCACCGGCGCGCTGGCCTCGGCCAGCCAAGACACGGCGACGATGATCAAGAACTTCCACAAAAGCAGCGGCATCTTCAGCTTCCCACCGTTCAACCTCAGCCAGCCGCAAAACGCCCTCTCGCTGATCCTGCTCACGCTGATCATCGCGGTGCCGATCTCGATGGCAGCCGGTGCGCTCGTGGCCACGATGTTGCTCTGGCCGTTTCGGTAATCATCAGAGTTTTCAGGAATCGAGGGTCTGCCGAACCTTCGCGGCCGCAGCCTGCAACCGGTGGCGGACTTCCGTCGCTCGCTCGCCGCCGACCAGCAACGTGCAGATCGGCTGGG
It contains:
- a CDS encoding serine/threonine protein kinase, whose translation is MSSTTRSKFRSYALVSKLVSQEQYDAAVAVVRAGALMPTETTEVDEAALATQLIEMKVLTTYQAMQIRSGRTKLHLGPYVITDSIGHGGMGQVFKGIHRMMGRECAVKVLPLHKATPDAVNNFMREIRLQAQLDHPNLVRAYDAGVDGEVHYLVTEFVPGMDLRKLVRSQGPLTQQQAASVVLQAARGLAEAHARGLIHRDVKPGNILVTPEGIAKVSDLGLAGFMEEADTDPRAGKVVGTADYLSPEQINNPREITTVSDIYSLGCTLYYSVCGKVPYPGGTARDKARRHRDETPWHPRRFNPELHEEFVDVIADMMEKDHTRRIQTCEEVVARLEQFAGELVPIASPKSPPSPWTTQPMPVVEEDRLKGDGAQDTDASDHSVSSGPGQLSQVTGALASASQDTATMIKNFHKSSGIFSFPPFNLSQPQNALSLILLTLIIAVPISMAAGALVATMLLWPFR
- a CDS encoding SMI1/KNR4 family protein, which produces MSHFDEKAWSAILAHEDTQLEKPATAKAIASFEAKHDFALPDAHREFLLKGNGGVVGYIRLYGVGRKDHLDLGSHLAEMRPYIEGMADGPVLPFASDWGGSCFCYDLRKPAKPKGYPVLYWNHEYSEEPDDRPMLWSKSTADFVSFIKKVIKPIN
- a CDS encoding M90 family metallopeptidase — its product is MPFSWPFGRNARRRQLLATPLPELWEPTLHEHVPLYAELPADLRARLIDKARIMVAERIWAGSSGLELTEEMKIVVAAQAVVLLAGDDGYLYERLPAIQLYPKFIRSRPNRHKGDSDTFTVAVGDAWQHGNIRLSWPAVLESAADPHDGENVVFHEMAHHLDGLDGQMGGQPPLATESLRQRWPIVKEECRQLVLDLVHGRRTWLDPYAGESAEEFFAVVTEAFFEVPHELNEHHPELFSVFAELYRVDPREFDRR